A region of Natribaculum luteum DNA encodes the following proteins:
- a CDS encoding MBL fold metallo-hydrolase, translating into MKVTFLGTGSAMPTGERFQTGILVQEDGRTLLVDCGSGVLHRLQQSGVGYENVPTVLLTHHHLDHVADLLPLMKARWLAGEEHLEVVGPRGTKALVDDLLSVYEYMQDKLDVQVREVVPGDFSVAGFDVSAYETRHSLPCLAYRFDDRFTYSGDSEAFAGLANFADGSAVLAHDCSFPDDVDVSNHPTPTQLGRELADHEIGRVYLTHLYPHTDGRHAEMRDAILEQFDGDVRFAEDLQTVTIE; encoded by the coding sequence ATGAAGGTGACGTTTCTCGGCACGGGTAGCGCGATGCCAACCGGCGAGCGGTTCCAGACCGGCATCCTCGTCCAGGAAGACGGCCGGACGCTCCTCGTCGACTGCGGCTCGGGCGTCCTTCACCGCCTCCAGCAGTCCGGCGTCGGCTACGAGAACGTCCCGACGGTCCTGCTGACCCACCACCACCTCGATCACGTCGCCGACCTGCTCCCGCTGATGAAAGCCCGCTGGCTCGCGGGCGAGGAACATCTCGAGGTCGTCGGCCCGCGGGGGACGAAGGCGCTCGTCGACGACCTGCTCTCCGTCTACGAGTACATGCAGGACAAACTCGACGTGCAGGTTCGCGAGGTCGTCCCCGGCGACTTCTCGGTCGCGGGCTTCGACGTCTCGGCCTACGAGACGCGCCACTCGCTGCCCTGTCTCGCCTACCGGTTCGACGACCGATTTACGTACAGCGGCGACAGCGAGGCCTTCGCCGGGCTGGCGAACTTCGCCGACGGTTCGGCGGTGCTGGCCCACGACTGCTCGTTCCCCGACGACGTCGACGTCTCGAACCATCCGACGCCGACCCAGCTCGGTCGCGAACTCGCCGACCACGAGATCGGCCGTGTCTACCTCACTCACCTGTATCCGCACACGGACGGCCGACACGCCGAGATGCGCGACGCGATCCTCGAGCAGTTCGACGGCGACGTCCGGTTCGCCGAGGACCTCCAGACCGTGACGATCGAGTGA
- a CDS encoding MMPL family transporter: MSRADRLAAAVTTRTRLVLAAFVLVTVLLGSGVTALEVDSSLEQFESESPEARALEYVEQNFSTGRNETRVQVVVEGEDVLSRESLLASLEFQRAIRDDESIDATLADETPIVGVENVVATGVIREERAAKLETQAADLERRGEELNATGNRLETALDRAEKLQREYERVNESYAAGTVSEREYERRAAEIEAGFERARENATAPLDDAQTDRFEQAMAQIRRVEAERVATERERDAGEIDDATYDYRIDQLASAREDARTAGTVGVLADEYERLRAEQDRLEAERRALESTDQPPLEEQIAALEALNESAYEAALERFLAGGGPAGDAALRLLPSSYEPGSTTADARMTVLTQSSTEGALRGPGTIDDDLVDTQLEVREMAADRDREYVVVGSGIVADEIDRSMGDSVAIVAPLALAFVALALLVAYRDLLDVVLGVAGVLVVLLWTLGIMGWAGIAFNQAFVAVPVLLIGLSIDYAIHVFMRHRERRETDTADGTRASMAVALAGVGVALAWVTATTAVGFLANLVSPIAPVREFGVVSAVGILAALVVFGAMIPAAKVELDSFLESHGFDRRKRAFGTGDRFSRMLSLGAVAARRAPLAVLVATLLVTAGGVYGATQADTSFDQRQFLAEEPPAWTDRLPDPVRPGEYSVKDDIESVERTFQRDATVQILVRGDVTDGETLERIADAEAVAEDSVVVSRLANGEADVRSPLSAIEARTADDDSLDATYQLADRSGDGVPDQNLESLYDRLFELDPATANDLLSRTADSEYEALRLVVSVRGNASSAETATAARDVAAAIDDGDDGRWTAVATGGPVVTHVLERAVLETVLEGLVVTLALVVVVLSLAYRATGTGATLGVVTLAPVAIALSWTLGTMALVDVPLNVLTGTITSLTIGLGVAYSIHVSSRYALELERQGDVAAALSTAVTGTGGALLGSAATTVGGFGTLALATVPVLRQFGVVTALTIVYSFLASVLVLPTLLVLWTRYLGSDVPGEPTAVDGRRSPVAERRSDGDPDASDDD; encoded by the coding sequence GTGTCGCGTGCCGACCGACTCGCCGCCGCGGTCACGACCAGGACGAGGCTCGTGCTCGCCGCGTTCGTCCTCGTCACGGTACTCCTCGGGAGCGGCGTGACCGCCCTCGAGGTCGATTCCTCGCTCGAGCAGTTCGAGAGCGAGTCGCCCGAGGCGCGCGCGCTCGAGTACGTCGAGCAGAACTTCTCGACAGGGAGAAACGAGACGAGGGTCCAGGTCGTCGTCGAAGGTGAGGACGTCCTCTCGAGGGAGTCGCTGCTTGCCTCCCTCGAGTTCCAGCGGGCGATCCGCGACGACGAATCGATCGACGCGACGCTGGCGGACGAGACGCCCATCGTCGGCGTCGAGAACGTCGTCGCCACGGGCGTCATCCGGGAGGAGCGAGCCGCGAAACTCGAGACGCAGGCTGCGGACCTCGAGCGCCGCGGCGAGGAGCTGAACGCGACGGGGAACCGGCTCGAGACCGCACTCGACCGGGCGGAGAAGTTACAGCGAGAGTACGAGCGGGTGAACGAGTCGTACGCGGCGGGGACGGTGAGCGAACGGGAGTACGAGCGCCGGGCCGCCGAGATCGAAGCGGGCTTCGAGCGGGCACGCGAGAACGCGACTGCTCCGCTCGACGACGCGCAAACCGATCGCTTCGAGCAGGCGATGGCACAGATCAGGCGGGTCGAGGCCGAACGAGTCGCCACGGAACGCGAACGCGACGCCGGCGAGATCGACGACGCGACGTACGACTATCGCATCGACCAGCTCGCGTCGGCGCGCGAGGACGCCCGCACCGCCGGGACGGTCGGCGTCCTCGCCGACGAGTACGAACGGCTGCGCGCCGAACAGGATCGACTCGAGGCGGAGCGACGAGCCCTCGAGTCGACCGACCAGCCGCCGCTCGAAGAACAGATCGCGGCGCTCGAGGCGCTGAACGAGTCGGCCTACGAGGCGGCGCTCGAGCGATTCCTCGCCGGCGGCGGTCCGGCGGGCGACGCCGCGTTGCGGTTGCTGCCGTCGTCGTACGAGCCGGGATCGACGACTGCCGACGCCCGGATGACGGTGCTCACGCAGTCCTCGACGGAGGGTGCGCTGCGGGGACCGGGGACGATCGACGACGACCTCGTCGACACACAGCTCGAGGTGCGCGAGATGGCCGCCGATCGCGACCGGGAGTACGTCGTCGTCGGCAGCGGCATCGTCGCCGACGAGATCGACCGCTCGATGGGCGACAGTGTAGCGATCGTCGCCCCCCTCGCGCTCGCGTTCGTCGCGCTCGCGTTGCTCGTCGCCTACCGCGACCTGCTCGACGTTGTCCTCGGTGTCGCGGGCGTCCTGGTGGTGCTGCTCTGGACGCTCGGGATCATGGGCTGGGCCGGGATCGCGTTCAACCAGGCGTTCGTCGCCGTCCCCGTGTTGCTGATCGGGCTGTCGATCGACTACGCGATTCACGTCTTCATGCGCCACCGCGAACGGCGCGAGACGGACACGGCGGACGGAACTCGAGCGTCGATGGCGGTCGCACTCGCCGGTGTCGGCGTCGCGCTCGCCTGGGTGACGGCGACGACCGCCGTCGGCTTCCTCGCGAACCTCGTCAGTCCGATCGCACCCGTCCGCGAGTTCGGCGTCGTCAGCGCCGTCGGCATCCTCGCCGCCCTGGTCGTCTTCGGCGCGATGATCCCCGCCGCGAAGGTCGAACTCGACTCGTTCCTCGAGTCACACGGTTTCGACCGTCGCAAACGTGCGTTCGGCACCGGCGATCGGTTCAGCCGGATGCTCTCGCTCGGTGCGGTCGCCGCTCGCCGTGCCCCTCTAGCCGTCCTCGTCGCCACGTTGCTGGTGACCGCCGGCGGCGTCTACGGCGCGACGCAGGCCGACACCAGCTTCGACCAGCGGCAGTTCCTCGCCGAGGAACCGCCAGCCTGGACCGACCGACTCCCCGACCCGGTCCGGCCCGGCGAGTACAGCGTGAAAGACGACATCGAGTCCGTCGAACGAACCTTCCAGCGGGACGCGACGGTCCAGATCCTCGTGCGGGGGGACGTCACCGACGGGGAGACGCTCGAGCGAATCGCCGACGCCGAGGCCGTGGCCGAAGACAGCGTCGTCGTCTCCAGGCTCGCGAACGGCGAGGCCGACGTCCGCTCGCCGCTGTCGGCGATCGAGGCGCGGACGGCCGACGACGACTCGCTCGACGCGACCTACCAGCTCGCAGACCGATCTGGCGACGGCGTTCCCGACCAGAACCTCGAGTCGCTGTACGACCGGCTGTTCGAACTCGACCCAGCGACCGCGAACGACCTGCTCTCCCGGACGGCCGACAGCGAGTACGAGGCGCTCCGACTGGTCGTCTCGGTTCGAGGCAACGCCTCGAGCGCGGAGACTGCCACGGCGGCTCGCGACGTCGCGGCGGCGATCGACGACGGAGACGACGGTCGCTGGACTGCCGTTGCGACTGGCGGTCCCGTCGTCACCCACGTCCTCGAGCGGGCCGTCCTCGAGACCGTCCTCGAGGGGCTCGTCGTCACGCTCGCGCTCGTCGTCGTCGTCCTCTCGCTGGCCTACCGCGCGACGGGCACCGGTGCGACGCTGGGCGTGGTCACGCTCGCACCCGTCGCGATCGCGCTCAGCTGGACACTCGGGACGATGGCGCTCGTGGACGTACCGCTCAACGTCCTGACGGGGACGATCACGAGTCTCACGATCGGTCTCGGCGTCGCCTACAGCATCCACGTCAGTTCCCGCTACGCGCTCGAACTCGAGCGCCAGGGCGACGTCGCGGCGGCGCTGTCGACCGCCGTCACGGGCACCGGCGGCGCGCTGCTCGGCAGCGCCGCGACGACCGTCGGCGGCTTCGGCACGCTCGCGCTCGCAACCGTGCCCGTCCTCCGCCAGTTCGGCGTCGTCACGGCCCTGACGATCGTCTACTCGTTTCTCGCGAGCGTGCTCGTCCTGCCGACGCTGCTGGTGCTGTGGACGCGCTATCTCGGCTCCGACGTCCCCGGCGAGCCGACGGCGGTGGACGGGCGACGGTCGCCGGTCGCCGAGCGACGATCTGACGGCGACCCCGACGCGTCGGACGACGACTGA